TAACCAAAACATATAATATTCAATTAGAAGTGCAGGCAGCTGTTCTTGCTCATTAAAgagtctgactgcagcagattAATGACGATCCCATCCTGATTCATTCTCTTTTATCAGGGAGCGATCGGACCCGCTGGAGCTCCTGGATCCCAGGGACCCCCGGGCCTGCAGGGCATGCCTGGAGAGAGAGGCGCTGGTGGCATCCCCGGACCGAAGGGAGACAGAGTGAGTAACGGAGTAACGGAGCGTTTCTTTCAACGCGATGGATTAGAAGGTGCAGcttgcagcagcagtgtggcgCAGCGTCtgcaaaagtacaaaaaaatgtgTAGAAAAGGCACCGCGGGTTGATTCCTGTTTGAAACTCTTGTTTCTGCTCAACAGGGCGACAACGGACAGAAAGGACCCGAGGGCGCTCCCGGAAAGGACGGTTCTAGAGTGAGTTCACGAAACAGTCCCGCTGTTCAGTTTGCCAAACGAACACTGTTGAGTGATCGTCAAACtaaaagtaaaacatttaatcacacacacacacacacacacacacacactcacacgcaccgcctgtggtgtttttcctctgctgaGCTGATCCACTGCTCCAAAGCAGATAAATTCTCCACCACTGATTCCTGTGTTGAAATATTGATGTTTACAACTGTTCTGCTCCACTTGTTGGCAggaactgtttttgtttgtgcgaAAATAATTCATTGATAGAAACATGTAGACCACAGCAGATcatgatcgtgtgtgtgtgtgtgtgtgtgtgtgtgtgtgtgtgtgtgtgtgtgtgtgtggagctttTCTCaactctgaaaatgaaaatagcaGCAGAACACATTGACTCAATAGGAGACTAATCCTCTGTCAGTGAGTTtcagcctctctcctctcttccttcctctcatcCTTCTCAGGGTCTGACTGGTCCTATCGGTCCTCCCGGCCCATCCGGACCAAACGGTGCCAAGGTAaaagcagcagcgctgcagttCTGAACATGTTTGAGGTCATTTTGTAAGTGTTTTATGGTTTTGAGTGACTTGTCTGTTTTGTTCAGGGTGAGACCGGACCAAGTGGCCCAAGCGGTGCTCCCGGTACCCGTGGCGCTCCTGTAAGTATCGCCTCTGCTCAGCATCCGACATCTGGGCTGCTGCTTTTTAACATGGAAGATTGTATATTATTGTATATTATAGCATATTAAacttctcattcattcattttgggAACATTATGGTATAATTGAGAGATGTAGAACAGGTTTTCAGTCTTATTGAACTGATCCAGTCCTGAAGAAGTGAGCTCTCATGGCTgcctccctcctgcccctctgCAGGGCGACCGTGGTGAGATCGGCccccctggtcctgctgggttcGCCGGACCTCCTGTGAGTGAAAACTTGTCGATCTGCTTTTTATTCCACATCTAATATTGAACCAGTCCGTTGACGTGTTGctggtgtttctgctctgaTGCCTTCAGGGTGCCGACGGTCAGCCCGGTGCGAAGGGAGAGCTGGGCGAGTCCGGACAGAAGGGAGAGGCCGGTGCCCCCGGACCTCAGGGACCATCTGGAGCTCCTGGCCCTGTGGTGAGTATCTGTCCTGAGAATAAACTCCTGGAACCAAATATTTCATATCTTGTAACTATTTCTCGACTGAAGCTGAAAATTTGGACTAAATGGTTCTCCTCTTTGTCAGGGACCTACCGGTGTCTCTGGACCTAAAGGTGCACGTGGTGCTCAGGGAGCCCCGGTGAgtcactcttacacacacatgcagcacatATTTCAACTCTGAACTGTGAATattaattatttcacattttgaatggcaAGGCACAATAATCAGAAACTAGAATACAAACAAGAAGTGATTAAAGGAAGGAAAcatttataaaaacatgcatgttgaaacacaaatgcaataatTTACTGACAGGCGGCTGCCAAAAGAAAGGTCTTGAGTCAAACCTGCCAGATGGTTTCAGATAcagtaaagtaaaataaaagctGCTCCTGAGTGTTTGGTTCAGACTCTGTGGACAGGAAACAGGTTTGATCCCCATGACCTGTAAAGTCTGGATGGTTTGTAACATGATTAAAGATTGAAAATATATTCTGAGCTCTAAACTACTGAAAACTTTACAGACAAGTGTTTTTAGGCTGATTCTCTTTGTGAGAGAAATCCAGTTCAAATACCTGAGAAATGGACGGATACTGAAGCTTCTGTTGGTCTTTATGAGGACTTGAGCAGCTCTAGTTTGAATCAGCCATCACCAgttctctgatttttttttagtaaagtCCGTGTTACAGGAGTCTTCTGAAGATAAACGCACAAATTTGTTTCTCTAAATCCTGCTGAGGCAGATGAGGGATGTGGAGCTCAAAGCCGGACTTTCAAACAGCGAACTgatcaaaaaaaattaaataaaatattgagaATGCTTTGAAGCAgaacttgaaaaaggttcaagGGAAACTCACAAAACTTCTAATTAGCGCTGATTGTTTTTCGGTCTAAAGTGGTAATAATTTGATAATATGGAGGCCCAAGGACAGTTTGGCCCTACTATGAGACTATGAAtgggtgaaaacacagaaagaaatgtGGCACTGCTCATCTCACTagtaaacaaaataataattgcACCAGATCCTCTTAAACTCTTACCTGCACCTTTGCTGAGACACACTTTAGGAACTTACTGCTCAGTAATCCCATTGCCTTGGgaataaacaaatatttatagAGATTAGAACAATCTTAAGCAGTCTGAAGCATTAGCTTGAAGGCGGAGAGGTCGACTAATGTTGAGAACACACTTTTATATTAGGCTTCTatattttctccagtttttaaGACAAATTAAAATGCTCTTGATCGCTGCTTTGACTAGttgtcagtcacattcacactccGTCCTATTTATGCAGTGAGAAGTGACACTTTGTTGCAAACATTTAAGAAAGAAACTGCAAAGAGAATCAACAATAACCAACAGTGGCTCGGTCGGAGGACTACAGATTCTGCAGCTCAAGAGAAAGATCAATAAATACTTACAGTTGTATTTAACCACAGCCTTAAAGTGACATTTGAAAACATGATTAGGATTCAGTTTATTGACGTGGCTCATCAATCAGCTGGACACAGCCCAACGTTAGCGTGCGTCCATCTTTCTAACTTAAAACCGCGTTGGACACACGTCTCTGGTTCTactgctgcttctgctcagtGTCAAGGTTTACATAGAACACACAAAGCATGTTCTGAAGCGTGTCTGCTGTGTGGTCCAAGTCAAGTTAAGCAAAAAGGACTTGAAGAACCTGAGATCACGAAATGCGCTCTGTTCCAGTCCTCTAAAGGCCGCCGTCTGCTGTCACCAACACGATGTCTCAAAAACATTGGAGGCAATTTCAATGCAAATTTAGCTTTTTACACTCAGACTTCAAACTGTTTAAGTttcaaagaaggaaaacagatcTGAGCTGAAGCAATTACAGCCTGAAGAGAAAAgtgttcagctgttttttttcttaaccatTTCTCAAATAAATAGATGGAAGGAATGATTACAGCTCATTCATTATTGAAGGTGAAACCGTCCCAACAACCCACAAATATTAGTTTTCTGAAATGTGCGTCTCTCCTGCAGGGTGCCACAGGTTTCCCTGGTGCTGCCGGCAGAGTCGGACCTCCTGGCCCCAACGTACGTATCACATCCGAAGCAAACTCCCCAGAAGATGTGCTGCATTTGTGGATCGTGTTCATTTGAGCTCTatctcttttttccccatcgCAGGGTAACCCAGGAGCTGCTGGTCCCGCCGGTCCCGCTGGCAAAGACGGACCGAAGGGCACTCGCGGTGACGCAGGTCCTCCAGGACGACAGGGAGACGCCGGCCTGCGCGGACCGGCCGGAGCTcagggagagaagggagagcCCGGAGAGGATGGACCGCCTGTAGGTTTTGGTCTTGTTCCCCACAAGAGCTGGTTTAAAGCCGTGACTCCAGCCTGGGAGGACGTGTAGCAGCGCAGGTGAAGCTTCTCACCGCTCGGCCGTCTGTGTTCTGAACATGCAGGGTGCTGATGGGCCCTCAGGTCCTCAGGGTCTGGCTGGATCTCGTGGTATTGTGGGTTTGCCTGGTCAGCGTGGAGAGAGAGGCTTCCCCGGTCTCCCCGGACCTTCTGTGAGTCTTTTATTCTTTCACTCAAGATCAAGcgacttttattttggagatCTTCTTTTACTGAAATACCTtctgatatgtttttttttttctgcgtgtAGGGAGAGCCTGGTAAACAGGGAGCTCCTGGCAGTGGGGGTGACCGTGGACCCCCTGGACCTGTTGGCCCCCCTGGACTCACTGGACCTGCTGGAGAGACTGGTAGAGAGGTCTGGAAAAAACAATTACATCAAAAATACCAACATATCTAATGTGCTGTTTATCCGATGGCTGCACAAACTGTGACTCGACACGTGTCACATCATAAAAgatgtttctgtctctcagggAACCCCGGGGTCAGACGGGCCCCCCGGTCGggacggagctgctggagttaAGGTACGAAGGTTTAACCTTCAGGTGTCTCCGAAATCATCCCGGCGACTCAAACACTCATcgctcaggtgtgtgtttccgCCCTGCTTCATCGCCTCGTCTTTTCTCgtagggagagagaggaaacaccGGACCCGCTGGTGCCCCTGGCGCTCCCGGTGCCCCTGGTGCCCCCGGACCCGTTGGACCTCTCGGCAagcagggagacagaggagagaacgTAAGAACTCCGTAGAACTCAGCGAGGGCCGCATGGTGTTTGACGGATGAAGTTGAAAGTAAATCTGACGCCTCTGTCACACACAGTTATTGGAAATGATTAGCTTAATTAGTTTGAAAAGGAAGAAGTGTTTAATGAAGCCGAAGGGATAAATgatgaagccccgcccacttcctgtctctttcctttACTCACTTCCTGTAAGGCTCACCTTCTGCAGGACGCTGCTCCTCATCACACGTGGGATTGTTTGATATATCTTAAATTAAGTTGGCATTGCTTGATTTGTGGGGTCTATATTGTCGATGTTCCCCTAAACGTCACGCCGGCGTTTCTCTTCAGGGCGCTCAAGGACCTGCAGGACCCCCTGGATCTGCCGGTGCAAGAGGAATGGCTGTGAGTCATCGTCAAGTCCATCTTTAGATTCCAATGTATATTtgatttaatgaaaagaaaaaaaagaagccttcacacacacagtgatgaaCACACAATAAACTTTTACTCCAGGGACCACAAGGACCTCGTGGAGACAAGGGAGAGGCTGGTGAGGCCGGAGAGCGAGGACAGAAGGGTCACCGAGGTTTCACCGGCCTGCAGGGTCTTCCCGGACCTCCCGTGAGTAATCCACGTCTGATCGTCCATCCCCGCGACGTCGTGCTTTATCCGTCTCCTAATCTGCGGCCCTCCTCGTCCTGACAGGGCCCCGCCGGAGACTCCGGAACCGCCGGACCTGCGGGACCATCCGGCGCCAAGGTAAGACAGCTGaacgaaaaaaaagaaaggagaaaaaagtcagattCCATTTCCGCCCGGCAGCCCTAACATGAAAGAACCGTGACGGTAATGAAGGGCACAGGTTAGTCTTTTTTGTAATTCTCCAATCACCTGACGAAGACGGGGACAGGAGAGGCCGCGCGCTTTAATTACCCGCCGCTGTGATAAGACGGCGAGCCGAGGCGTCCGGTAATTACTGTCTGTGAGGAAAAGTGGCGGACAGACGGGCAGACGGCGGTTTGAAAAGCCACTCCTGCTGAGATCGGAAATGGGCTCCAATATCTGGCCGAGATTAGCTAAGCGCCGTGCACGATAAGGAAAGTGAAGGGAAATGTCGCCATACAAATAATCTCCATGCATAATAAGGAGAAGGGTgtgagtggagctgctggtgcatCTGAATTGCTTTATCAGAAGTTGGTCTTCATCCCGGCCACATGTTGGATCTGAAATACCGAATCTTTCGTTCACTCGTGTAAATGAAGTGTAGTTTATGTCGCTTTGATGGCTGCTCTCTGTTTCTGTAGGGACCAGCCGGACCGGCCGGACCTGCCGGTAAAGACGGAGCTAACGGACAGCCCGGCCCCATCGGACCCCCTGGACCTCGCGGACGCTCTGGAGAAAGTGGTCCTGCTGTATGTCACGTCCACAGAGCATAACTGAGACTTTAATATCTGCCGTTTTGTCTTGCTGAGGTTTTATCCGCATTCTCCCTTCAGGGTCCTCCAGGTAACGCCGGGCCCCCTGGTCCTCCCGGTCCCCCCGGTCCTGGCATCGACATGTCTGCGTTCGCCGGCCTGGGCCAGACCGAGAAGTCCCCCGATCCTCTCCGGTACATGAGGGCCGACGAGGCCTCCAGCTCCTTGAGGCAGCACGACGTCGAGGTCGACGCCACGCTCAAGTCCCTCAACAACCAAATCGAGAACATGCGAAGCCCCGACGGCACCCAGAAGAACCCGGCCCGCACCTGCAGAGACCTCAAACTGTGCCACCCTGACTGGAAGAGCGGTGAGCGGACCAGACACACAAAACTGTGGATCGAAGCTGGACTTCCCGGTCCCTCAAGGCCAAATTGCATGAAAACAGCCTTCAGTGCTATTAATTATGCTAATGAGGCAGCGTTATCTTTCCCCTGTTCATAATCTGTGACTCTCACTGAGCGGATCCGCTGATGAAACACGTGGTGATTGTAGGAGGGAGATAGTGCAGCAGTATCAGAAGATCCAGACACCGTTAACGGCgtgaaaaatgatcaaaagaACAGGATTCATCAAGCAAATGAACGAACAgacagtaataaataaatattaaggAAGATGATTAAATCAAAGGACAGATGTTGCTATCCTGatatgaaaaataataaatgtagaGAACCAGGGCAGGAATATTAAGATTTAATTAAAacttaatacaaaaaaaaacaataataacatcTGTTTAAAACTCAGATGTGTCAATTTCAGGGCGATTAATCTGCTCGACGACTTTAATTGATGGatttatctttctttttgtaCATTATAACAAAATCCACATCTAAATTGGTCTTTTTCACCGTTCAGTCAGTGAACTCCTGTTTTAAATGATGAGGTTATTCTTCCCATGAACCCGCCGCTCTGGTGCTTCCAGGTGACTACTGGGTCGATCCCAACATCGGCAGCACAGCTGACGCCATCAAGGTCTTCTGCAACATGGAGACAGGAGAGACCTGCGTCTACCCGACCATCGCTCAGGCTCCCAAGAAGAACTGGTGGACCAGCAAGAGCAAGGACCGCAAGCACGTCTGGTTCGGAGAGACCATGAACGGAGGATTCCACGTGAGTGCGCGGACGCCATCGGTCACTTTTCTGTACGCGACGAGAAGAACCGCCAGCTTAACAGCTGTTGTCCGGTCCCACAGTTCAGCTACGCCCAGGACGGCCCCGCCGCCAGCGCCGCCAGCGTGCAGCTGACCTTCCTGAGGCTTCTCTCCACTGAGGCGTCCCAGAACCTCACTTACCACTGCAAGAACAGCATCGCCTACATGGACCAGGCCACGGGCAACCTGAAGAAGgctttgctgctgcagggctccAACGAGGTGGAGATCCGTGCAGAGGGCAACAGCCGCTTCACCTACGGCGTGTTGGAGGACGGCTGCAAGGTGAGCGCGCGCTCCAGACATCGTCGGTCACATGCAGCATAGTCGGGTAGAGGATGCACTGATGTGTCATTGAGTAGTGAGAACACCATAACACAATCACGAGGCTGAACGCATTTGTTTTCCCTCTCGCccaacagagacacacaggccGGTGGGGCAAGACTGTCTTTGAgtacaaaacacagaaaacctccCGTCTGCCAATCGTGGACATTGCTCCTATGGACATCGGAGGAGCGGATCAGGAGTTCGGAGTGGATGTAGGCGCAGTCTGCTTCTTGTAAAGTGGAGGATCACAACAGGcccaagcaaaaaaaaaatgttttaaaaacacaggaaataaataaactcaACCATgaaacataacacacacacacacacacacttccataaTAAATGAGACTGGaaattatgaggaaaaaaaaaaataaaagagaaaaattaaTAACGTTTTTCTGTCACA
The DNA window shown above is from Salarias fasciatus chromosome 20, fSalaFa1.1, whole genome shotgun sequence and carries:
- the col2a1a gene encoding collagen, type II, alpha 1a isoform X2, encoding MFSFVDSRTVLLLVASQVVLLSVVRCQEEDEQPIGAKGQKGEPGDIADVVGPRGPPGPMGPPGEQGTRGEAGAKGDKGNPGPRGRDGEPGTPGNPGPAGPPGPPGPPGLGGSFAAQMAGGFDEKAGGAQMGVMQGPMGPMGPRGPPGPSGAPGPQGFQGSPGEAGEPGPAGPVGPRGPPGPSGKSGSDGEAGKPGKPGERGAAGPQGARGFPGTPGLPGIKGHRGHPGLDGAKGDTGAAGAKGEGGAAGENGAPGPMGPRGLPGERGRPGAAGAAGARGNDGLPGPAGPPGPVGPAGAPGFPGSPGAKGEAGPTGARGAEGAQGPRGEAGTPGSPGPAGASGNPGTDGIPGAKGSAGGPGIAGAPGFPGPRGPPGPQGATGPLGPKGQSGDPGLPGFKGEAGPKGELGPAGPQGAPGPAGEEGKRGARGEPGAAGPLGPPGERGAPGNRGFPGQDGLAGAKGAPGDRGVPGAAGPKGATGDPGRTGESGLPGARGLTGRPGDPGPQGKVGPSGAAGEDGRPGPPGPQGARGQPGVMGFPGPKGANGEPGKPGEKGLVGRPGLRGLAGKDGETGAGGPPGPAGPAGERGEQGQPGPSGFQGLPGPAGAPGESGKPGDQGVPGEGGAPGAVGPRGERGFPGERGGAGAQGLQGPRGLPGTPGSDGPKGAIGPAGAPGSQGPPGLQGMPGERGAGGIPGPKGDRGDNGQKGPEGAPGKDGSRGLTGPIGPPGPSGPNGAKGETGPSGPSGAPGTRGAPGDRGEIGPPGPAGFAGPPGADGQPGAKGELGESGQKGEAGAPGPQGPSGAPGPVGPTGVSGPKGARGAQGAPGATGFPGAAGRVGPPGPNGNPGAAGPAGPAGKDGPKGTRGDAGPPGRQGDAGLRGPAGAQGEKGEPGEDGPPGADGPSGPQGLAGSRGIVGLPGQRGERGFPGLPGPSGEPGKQGAPGSGGDRGPPGPVGPPGLTGPAGETGREGTPGSDGPPGRDGAAGVKGERGNTGPAGAPGAPGAPGAPGPVGPLGKQGDRGENGAQGPAGPPGSAGARGMAGPQGPRGDKGEAGEAGERGQKGHRGFTGLQGLPGPPGPAGDSGTAGPAGPSGAKGPAGPAGPAGKDGANGQPGPIGPPGPRGRSGESGPAGPPGNAGPPGPPGPPGPGIDMSAFAGLGQTEKSPDPLRYMRADEASSSLRQHDVEVDATLKSLNNQIENMRSPDGTQKNPARTCRDLKLCHPDWKSGDYWVDPNIGSTADAIKVFCNMETGETCVYPTIAQAPKKNWWTSKSKDRKHVWFGETMNGGFHFSYAQDGPAASAASVQLTFLRLLSTEASQNLTYHCKNSIAYMDQATGNLKKALLLQGSNEVEIRAEGNSRFTYGVLEDGCKRHTGRWGKTVFEYKTQKTSRLPIVDIAPMDIGGADQEFGVDVGAVCFL
- the col2a1a gene encoding collagen, type II, alpha 1a isoform X1, with protein sequence MFSFVDSRTVLLLVASQVVLLSVVRCQEEDEQEAGGCIQDGQQYNDKDVWKPEPCRICVCDSGAVLCDEIICEEIKECANPIIPSGECCPICPADASAPIEPIGAKGQKGEPGDIADVVGPRGPPGPMGPPGEQGTRGEAGAKGDKGNPGPRGRDGEPGTPGNPGPAGPPGPPGPPGLGGSFAAQMAGGFDEKAGGAQMGVMQGPMGPMGPRGPPGPSGAPGPQGFQGSPGEAGEPGPAGPVGPRGPPGPSGKSGSDGEAGKPGKPGERGAAGPQGARGFPGTPGLPGIKGHRGHPGLDGAKGDTGAAGAKGEGGAAGENGAPGPMGPRGLPGERGRPGAAGAAGARGNDGLPGPAGPPGPVGPAGAPGFPGSPGAKGEAGPTGARGAEGAQGPRGEAGTPGSPGPAGASGNPGTDGIPGAKGSAGGPGIAGAPGFPGPRGPPGPQGATGPLGPKGQSGDPGLPGFKGEAGPKGELGPAGPQGAPGPAGEEGKRGARGEPGAAGPLGPPGERGAPGNRGFPGQDGLAGAKGAPGDRGVPGAAGPKGATGDPGRTGESGLPGARGLTGRPGDPGPQGKVGPSGAAGEDGRPGPPGPQGARGQPGVMGFPGPKGANGEPGKPGEKGLVGRPGLRGLAGKDGETGAGGPPGPAGPAGERGEQGQPGPSGFQGLPGPAGAPGESGKPGDQGVPGEGGAPGAVGPRGERGFPGERGGAGAQGLQGPRGLPGTPGSDGPKGAIGPAGAPGSQGPPGLQGMPGERGAGGIPGPKGDRGDNGQKGPEGAPGKDGSRGLTGPIGPPGPSGPNGAKGETGPSGPSGAPGTRGAPGDRGEIGPPGPAGFAGPPGADGQPGAKGELGESGQKGEAGAPGPQGPSGAPGPVGPTGVSGPKGARGAQGAPGATGFPGAAGRVGPPGPNGNPGAAGPAGPAGKDGPKGTRGDAGPPGRQGDAGLRGPAGAQGEKGEPGEDGPPGADGPSGPQGLAGSRGIVGLPGQRGERGFPGLPGPSGEPGKQGAPGSGGDRGPPGPVGPPGLTGPAGETGREGTPGSDGPPGRDGAAGVKGERGNTGPAGAPGAPGAPGAPGPVGPLGKQGDRGENGAQGPAGPPGSAGARGMAGPQGPRGDKGEAGEAGERGQKGHRGFTGLQGLPGPPGPAGDSGTAGPAGPSGAKGPAGPAGPAGKDGANGQPGPIGPPGPRGRSGESGPAGPPGNAGPPGPPGPPGPGIDMSAFAGLGQTEKSPDPLRYMRADEASSSLRQHDVEVDATLKSLNNQIENMRSPDGTQKNPARTCRDLKLCHPDWKSGDYWVDPNIGSTADAIKVFCNMETGETCVYPTIAQAPKKNWWTSKSKDRKHVWFGETMNGGFHFSYAQDGPAASAASVQLTFLRLLSTEASQNLTYHCKNSIAYMDQATGNLKKALLLQGSNEVEIRAEGNSRFTYGVLEDGCKRHTGRWGKTVFEYKTQKTSRLPIVDIAPMDIGGADQEFGVDVGAVCFL